From the genome of Cololabis saira isolate AMF1-May2022 chromosome 1, fColSai1.1, whole genome shotgun sequence:
TAGTTCTTGTGTCTAGCTGCACTCTTCATTGATGGAAGTGCTGATGGACCCAACGATAAATTATCACAGCTTGGTTCTCCTCAGAAGAGGCCATGTTCTGGTGGGTTTGAACGTCACATCATGCTAAAGCACGTGTGCTGGGACTGAGGCCTGGAGAGCCCAAGCTCACTCAACCCACATTTGTTAGACCAGAATAGTTGGTGGTATAAATCTGTCAAACTTCAGTTAATAAATATCACAGTCAGTAAATAAAGTTAAAGATGCATCGTCGTTAAACAACCTGTCCAGAGCAACTTCTCCCCTCCACCCATCTGAATCATGCAAGGTTGATTAAGATGAACACCTACGTGGCGACTGGTGATCTTCCGTCAGTCCACTTCCACGATTGTGCACCAGCTGCTTGCTTCAAACCAATCCAAAACTTCAAATGAGCGCCAAGACTATTCAGAAACAGCTGAAAGGGGAGGAACAGCTTCATATTTTCAAGCACATACACACCCAGACTtgcatttcacacaaaaaaccATACCATTTCCTCTCGGCTGTCAGCGGCCACCAGGTCCGCTCCTTGGTTTAAGCACCGCCTCCTGCTCGCCTCCCAGGTGCCCTTGCTCGTTGACAACAGGTAACAGCTGCAGCCAAACATGCTCCACCCGTCAGAGCAGGTTCCTGTACAAACAAAGCTGAGGGTTTGACGACTAGTCAATCAGATCTGTACTCACTGACCGAATGGAGCCGGGGCTGACCCCCGACGGGGAGGCACCGTGGGCTGTAAAAGAATAGCTGTGTGGAGCCTGGTGGCTTCTGAAACTGGGCGCCGTGTGCTGGACCTTTATTCTTAGACTGTGTCAGAATGAGCTCCAGCATCATTCAGGTTCCACAGAAGCaccaactacagctgcaccagcCACCTGGTGACATCACCGGGCCACCGGGAATGCAAAAGCCGCTCACCTTGAATCTAGAGCTGCATAATTTTATTCGAGGCACACTTATGTTCTGCATGATCCTCACCAACGATCTTCCTCATTTTGTTCAGCAGAAGTTCTGTCTCCTTGAAACTGGACTCCAGCTGATTCCTATCATCAGTCAGGTTCTGGTACCTGGCCAGGAGTTGGTTCCTCTCTGCGGTTGAATTGGTCAGATCTCTGAACAGCTGGTTGACATCTCTGTCGTCTGAAGGAACAGAAGAGAAGAAGCTCAGCGCCTCAACCCGGACCAGattttttctcctcttcctcctcctcctcctcctcctcctcctcctcctcctcctcctcctgcgtGTGGATACTCACACAAGGCAGCGACAGTGACGACTGAGATAAACAGCAGGACGCACAGCAGGCCCAGACCGACCGTGGCGTCTCTGAAAGCGGGCCGGGCCTGGGTGGCCCCCCCCTCCACCGCAGCACCTGTTCCCACAGGTTTGGTTCCTGCAGGTGCAAAGTTCCATTTATAGGAGATTCCATTTATGCACGACTGTTTTCTCTATCAGTCCTGCCACGGGACAAAGTTTAAGCAACGCTTTAGCTGCCGGACCTCACAAGGTGTACTGGAGTTTAAGGACAGCTCAACGAATGCAGCATTTGCAGGTGCTGTGGCTGCAGCAACAGCCCGGATCCCCCCACCTCCACTGCAGCATTCACGACCAGACACCCTCCCCCATGGGCCCTCACTAACTCTCAGCACTTTCTCCTCACTTTCGTTTTAATAGAAACCAAAACCGAGCCTCTGCTCTCAGCTTGTCTGGGTTCAGGTGTGGACAACAGTTTGACCCTCATTTTGCCCGGAACCGATGCGGTTCAACTCTCGTAGCGCATGTTTCTAAAGGCTGAACATATCCAAACAGCATGACAGACGAGTACTGATGATGTGGGTTCATTCCTGGGGCTCAACGTGGACCACAGCTTCAGCTATGAGGAGAACTGAGGCCCACGTCTGCTCTCAGTTCCCCAGATTCCTCACTTCTCTCTTTCATTCTCTCATTAGTAGGAAGAATAAGTTAGTAAAAGTGtttgtaattatatcatttaaagCAAGTGGTTCATGGGTTCTGCTGAGACAATTCTGCCTTCCCAACTCTTCAGGACACTTTTAGCTGCTTTTCTTGTCTCACAATCGAGAACATCCGCAAGTTTTGAACTTAAGTTGCTTTTTCTTAAACCCGTTAAAGATTTGCATTCAACCCCTCTAAAGAATGTTACACAGTTTACAGCAGTTTTGATACATGAGATGTGGTTATTGATGGTTTAGTTTCACCCTCACTGTATCCTGGATTGTGATAAAGGCCTACCGGTCTCGGGTCTTTGGTGGTCTTTTCTGCGTCCGGTATGGACCAGTTCCTCCAGGTTGACGTACACCTCTTCCTCCGGCTCCACCAGACCAGTTCCTTTCTTCATCCCACCAACAGACATCCTGCTATTAGTCCGTCGTACTAAGTCAACGGAGGCTACAGATGATGTGGAGACAGTCGTCTGGAGGTTTCTGTTCCCTTTTATCAGACCGATGTTTACATCTGTGGGAACAGCAGCGAGCTGAACCATCATTCTCCACAATTACACTGACAAATGTCATCCAACCATCAAGTAGTTCCTAGAGCATGGTTCTCAGACTGAGGTTCTCAGACCATAGTTCTCAGACCCTGGTTCCTAGAACATACTTCTCAGCTGATCTGGCATGGCTCCAGTAGACCGTGTTACTGTCACAGTTTTGTTATTTAGTATAGTCTTGAcctcccttgttcccatctgccctgattgtctgcacctgtgtctccttCTGTgtttatcttgtcttgtctttctcttgtcccctgctggtctgtactgttcctTCCCGCATGTTTCAGGTCAAGTGTTTGTACTTTGTCAGGTTGATGTTCTGGTTTCTTTGCAAttctgctaagcagcgcttttttttgttttaagttgAAATAAAACACGTTTTCTGGAACTCTTGCCTcatggtctcctgcatctgggtcctatcctCCACACCcttgacagaacggaccagcctagcatggacccagcaggaggtAGCTTTGCCTTTTGGCAATATGTCTACCAGGAGGCAGAACTCACAATCCCTGGTTggcaggaggaagaggaagaggagtccccCCTCtcgggaacacgcctggctttTGGTGGCCCCCAAGAGTATGCAGGCCCAATACAGGCAAGAGAGACGATGACGGCAGCGGCAACCCcctcctgtccctgttccaggggTGCAGGATGCCTCTCTGTTCCTCTGTCTGCACCTGAGCCGGCCCCCAGGGCAATGACCGGGACCCTACTGGCGCCTCAGCCGGCACCTAGGTCCCTGCCAAGGTCCATGTGTCTGCCCAGTTTGGAGGGCGGCCCCCtgagctgtctcgccggtctgcctgCCTGTTTCTATAACTTTGTGGATGAAAGAGTTCATGTAACTTTGTTCTTGTCAACTCTGCTTTGACTCGTCCTCCTCACCTGTCCTCCGGATAACAGGAGCCATGTACCCCGTCTGAAACACTGTTAGGGCGGTGTATCTTTTCTCTACGTCTTCATCATTTCCTTGTTCACGACTCGCGTGAACGTCCTACTTCCACTGTCGGCGAGTCTGAATCATCTGGATGCTGCTGGTCAGAACAATTCTATTTACATCGCTGAACTTTACACTAGAACATGACAATAAATTTGTATttactggttaaaaaaaaatgcttttgagTGACAAACTGTCAAATTGAGTTTTAAGAAcaaccttttttctttaatgaataataatgaGAGAAATCCTTAGATTCATTAAAAATTACTTTTAAACACTTTGTCAAAAGGTGAAACTGTTTGTATTTGTAAGAAAGACAACAGACAACAGACAACTTCAGACTGAAAAGACTTAAAGAGAAGTTTCACTTTTGAAATCCTGCAGAGAAACTCTATTTCCATTAAAAACTACAACTCTGTTTATCACTGATTGTGGAACATACGGTCATTTTGACACTCCGACACCAATATAAGCATCAAATGCTGCTCATAAATAAATTATCTTTGTATAATCTCACATTTTCCAACAGTTGTGCCCAGTAACTGGGGGGTATTCCAGAAAGCGGGTTTTGTGAAAACTCTgtgtttgttaagcctgagatgagggaaacccggagttttcagttccagaaagcgacgtaactcaaactctgagtcagttactacggcaactgaccctgtgaacctaacctgctcgctagcaggttttcttcaataaaccctgagtttctctctgtctcctccctcagtggcgtcaattcagccaatgggtctttacgcgATACGCATccattttctgcaccacggacagcaagcggcagagttagagagcagaaaaagcgtatctgacaaacggcATTTAACTCATtcggttcactttattcactatgtcagtgcaacaatatcacagggacatcccagtttaacttcaaacagttaaagtccaaatgcaaaaaggagagggagagtaaaaaaaaagtcaaatatttcaaatatttcagatttataagagggtagagTGATTTGATATCctaccttaaaatgaacttgcataattaatccatcagtggctaacagcctcgttaatatcttctgctgctggggaaacattggacccatcactgcagagcgcgctaaaaccagattgatagcgaccactgtcgtcagggacgctgggacatcacatttcaagatatgagggggggaggggtacaagtgttgggaaagataatacctagtgaaatccatcatgttgttctgatatgcatttgtagtcattttataggtattaagtaatagaataaatcaatacaaatagacacagagtaattccataaatgtatttaaaaaaaaaaacatttacattttcccctgaagccgaggtgtggcggctgcccctgatctaaatgacaataaaatttcattcaataccattccacc
Proteins encoded in this window:
- the LOC133446145 gene encoding C-type lectin domain family 12 member B-like is translated as MKKGTGLVEPEEEVYVNLEELVHTGRRKDHQRPETGTKPVGTGAAVEGGATQARPAFRDATVGLGLLCVLLFISVVTVAALYDRDVNQLFRDLTNSTAERNQLLARYQNLTDDRNQLESSFKETELLLNKMRKIVGTCSDGWSMFGCSCYLLSTSKGTWEASRRRCLNQGADLVAADSREEMLFLNSLGAHLKFWIGLKQAAGAQSWKWTDGRSPVATYWKTSWYNPTYRSEICAAFSSFQTAFFSSFKSWSRESCSSYLQWVCEKKSSFSCTQ